A single region of the Thioalkalivibrio nitratireducens DSM 14787 genome encodes:
- the gdhA gene encoding NADP-specific glutamate dehydrogenase, producing MVAGLDEKLEPIYQDVLRRNPGETEFHQAVHEVLETLGPVLVKYPEFAEHKIIQRICEPERQIIFRVPWQDDRGNTHINRAFRVEFNSALGPYKGGMRFHPSVYLGIIKFLGFEQIFKNGLTGLPIGGGKGGSDFDPKGRSDAEIMRFCQSMMTELYRHIGEYTDVPAGDIGVGQREIGYLFGQYKRITNRYESGVFTGKGLDWGGSRARREATGYGAVFFTQEMLQVRGDSLEGKTCVVSGSGNVAIYAIEKIHALGGRVIACSDSNGVIVDKNGLDLDLIKQIKEVERRRISAYAEERRDASYLPDGSIWTVPCEVALPCATQNELNGKDAATLVSQGCIAVAEGANMPTTPEGIKVFQESGIAFGPGKAANAGGVATSALEMQQNASRDSWSFEYTEERLREIMMNIHRDCHETAEEFGAPGNYVVGANTAGFLRVANAMVALGLV from the coding sequence ATGGTGGCAGGGCTCGACGAAAAACTGGAACCGATCTACCAGGACGTGCTGCGGCGGAACCCGGGAGAGACCGAGTTTCATCAGGCGGTGCACGAGGTGCTGGAAACCCTGGGGCCGGTGCTGGTCAAGTACCCGGAATTCGCCGAGCACAAGATCATCCAGCGCATCTGCGAGCCGGAGCGCCAGATCATCTTCCGGGTGCCCTGGCAGGATGATCGCGGCAACACGCATATCAACCGGGCGTTCCGGGTCGAGTTCAACAGCGCGCTGGGTCCGTACAAGGGCGGCATGCGCTTTCACCCGTCGGTCTACCTCGGGATCATCAAGTTCCTCGGGTTCGAACAGATTTTCAAGAACGGCTTGACGGGTCTGCCGATCGGCGGCGGCAAGGGCGGCAGCGATTTCGATCCGAAGGGCCGTTCGGATGCTGAGATCATGCGCTTTTGCCAGAGCATGATGACCGAACTCTACCGCCACATCGGCGAGTACACCGACGTGCCGGCCGGCGATATCGGCGTCGGGCAGCGCGAGATCGGCTACCTGTTCGGGCAGTACAAGCGCATCACCAACCGCTACGAGTCGGGCGTGTTCACCGGCAAGGGCCTCGACTGGGGTGGCAGCCGGGCGCGTCGCGAGGCGACCGGCTATGGCGCGGTGTTCTTCACGCAGGAGATGCTGCAGGTACGCGGCGACAGCCTCGAGGGCAAGACCTGCGTAGTCTCCGGCTCGGGCAATGTCGCGATCTACGCGATCGAGAAGATCCACGCGCTGGGGGGCAGGGTGATCGCCTGTTCCGACTCCAATGGCGTGATCGTGGACAAGAACGGTCTGGACCTGGATCTGATCAAGCAGATCAAGGAGGTCGAGCGCCGCCGGATCAGTGCTTATGCCGAGGAGCGCCGGGATGCCAGCTATCTGCCCGACGGCAGTATCTGGACCGTGCCGTGCGAGGTCGCGCTGCCCTGCGCGACGCAGAACGAGCTGAACGGCAAGGATGCAGCCACGCTCGTCTCGCAGGGCTGCATCGCGGTCGCGGAAGGCGCGAACATGCCGACCACGCCAGAAGGCATCAAGGTGTTCCAGGAATCTGGTATCGCCTTCGGACCCGGCAAGGCCGCGAACGCCGGCGGGGTCGCGACCAGCGCGTTGGAGATGCAACAGAATGCAAGCCGCGATTCCTGGTCGTTCGAGTACACCGAGGAGCGGCTGCGCGAGATCATGATGAACATCCACCGCGACTGCCACGAAACGGCGGAGGAGTTCGGCGCGCCGGGCAACTACGTGGTCGGTGCGAACACCGCGGGCTTCCTGCGCGTCGCGAACGCGATGGTCGCGCTGGGACTGGTCTAG
- the napF gene encoding ferredoxin-type protein NapF, with protein MRQTNVRRAEFLRGRFTARSRPLRPPWSLDEARFTDLCMRCMDCERHCPEGIVVRGSAGFPEIDFARGGCTFCGECVTHCLPGALSAGEIGDRSPWDLGLEFTAACLAQGGVVCRSCADHCVARAIRFRPHPGGAFLPALDPDYCTGCGACRAACPVDAVHLYRNPGPDRRGSAGQLKRNG; from the coding sequence TTGAGACAGACGAACGTCCGTCGCGCGGAATTCCTTCGAGGCCGGTTCACGGCCCGGAGTCGTCCGCTGCGCCCGCCGTGGTCGCTGGACGAGGCCAGGTTCACCGACCTGTGCATGCGCTGCATGGACTGCGAACGGCACTGTCCCGAGGGCATCGTGGTCCGGGGAAGCGCAGGCTTCCCGGAGATCGACTTTGCCCGGGGCGGGTGCACGTTCTGCGGCGAGTGTGTGACGCACTGCCTGCCGGGTGCACTGTCCGCCGGCGAGATCGGCGATCGCTCTCCGTGGGACCTCGGGCTGGAGTTCACCGCCGCCTGTCTTGCGCAGGGGGGCGTGGTCTGTCGAAGCTGCGCGGACCACTGCGTCGCCCGTGCGATCCGCTTCCGGCCACATCCCGGCGGTGCGTTTCTGCCGGCGCTCGATCCCGATTACTGCACTGGCTGCGGCGCCTGCCGGGCGGCCTGCCCGGTCGATGCCGTCCATCTGTATCGCAATCCCGGTCCGGACCGCCGCGGGTCCGCCGGCCAACTGAAGAGGAACGGATGA
- a CDS encoding chaperone NapD, translated as MNLSGIVVICPPERLESVASALRELSGVEVHYQDRDQGKIVVVQEALSIEAEMNGLRRIKALPAVILADMLYHYFEEDPEILEGLQNVRRNRPGKGPDISSSTLPR; from the coding sequence ATGAATCTCTCAGGAATCGTAGTGATCTGCCCGCCCGAGCGGCTGGAAAGCGTGGCATCAGCGCTCAGGGAGCTCTCCGGTGTGGAAGTCCATTACCAGGATCGGGACCAGGGCAAGATCGTCGTGGTTCAGGAGGCTCTCTCGATCGAGGCCGAGATGAATGGACTGCGCCGCATCAAGGCCCTGCCGGCCGTGATCCTTGCCGACATGCTCTACCACTACTTCGAAGAAGACCCCGAGATCCTGGAAGGCCTGCAGAACGTGCGCCGGAATCGGCCCGGAAAGGGCCCTGACATTTCCTCGTCCACGCTTCCGCGCTGA
- a CDS encoding vitamin K epoxide reductase family protein produces MAKRRRSKGKTARTQTGATAGTPRQTAPDWMVVGLALAGMLVTGYLTAVAWFGTVPALCAEGSGCDLIQQSRWSSLLGLPIALWGFLLYALIGGIAYRMPPRLKRWRRLWFVAFIGVAVSLYLTAVGWFSLGTFCAWCLASLAVISALLVAVFLRRPGAAPGMGWGPWLLRSAGAGAALVVALHLYQSDLLSRPEDPRLAALAIHLEASGARYYGASWCPSCRQQQRLFGAAAERLPYVECSPGGRGTPMAATCVSAGIANYPTWIIRGRRFEDVLEPEELAHLAGFDWDAHGR; encoded by the coding sequence ATGGCGAAACGAAGGCGCAGCAAAGGCAAGACAGCCCGCACCCAGACAGGCGCGACCGCAGGAACGCCGCGCCAGACCGCACCGGATTGGATGGTCGTGGGGTTGGCGCTCGCCGGCATGCTGGTCACCGGGTATCTGACCGCAGTCGCGTGGTTTGGCACGGTCCCCGCGCTCTGCGCCGAGGGTTCGGGCTGCGACCTGATCCAGCAGAGTCGCTGGTCTTCGCTGCTGGGGCTGCCGATCGCGCTCTGGGGTTTCCTGCTGTACGCGTTGATCGGCGGGATCGCCTACCGTATGCCGCCCCGGCTCAAGCGCTGGCGCCGGCTGTGGTTCGTGGCCTTCATCGGCGTCGCCGTGAGCCTGTACCTGACGGCAGTGGGCTGGTTCTCGCTCGGCACCTTCTGTGCCTGGTGCCTGGCGTCGCTGGCGGTGATCAGCGCATTACTGGTCGCCGTCTTCCTGCGCCGCCCGGGCGCCGCGCCCGGGATGGGCTGGGGTCCGTGGCTGCTGCGCAGCGCTGGCGCCGGAGCCGCGCTGGTCGTGGCGCTGCACCTCTACCAGAGCGACCTGCTGAGCCGGCCGGAGGATCCCCGTCTGGCTGCACTGGCCATACACCTCGAGGCCTCGGGTGCGCGGTACTACGGCGCTTCCTGGTGTCCGAGCTGTCGGCAACAGCAGCGCCTGTTCGGCGCGGCCGCCGAACGCCTGCCCTACGTCGAATGTTCACCGGGAGGCCGTGGGACGCCGATGGCCGCGACCTGTGTGAGCGCGGGAATCGCGAACTACCCGACCTGGATCATCCGCGGGCGCCGGTTCGAGGACGTGCTGGAACCCGAGGAACTCGCCCATCTGGCCGGCTTCGACTGGGATGCGCACGGCCGCTGA
- a CDS encoding energy-coupling factor ABC transporter ATP-binding protein — protein sequence MTEGAPLLELRGVDVAYPNGRSALAGVDLTIRRGERVVLLGTNGCGKSTLLRVLDALITPTVGEFRFEERRVDVRTAQDRAWQQDFRRRVVLMFQHPEAMLFNPTVREEIAFGLRHLPDPDREVRVRAWADRLRLSGFLDMPPFELSGGEKQRLCLACLLAVEPEVLLLDEPTANLDPRTVGWLLQWLRERSITSVVATHQMAQVPQLGDRIVILSERHRVVYDSLGAGGPPDRDLLVAQGLAHAP from the coding sequence ATGACTGAGGGTGCTCCGCTGCTGGAGCTGCGCGGGGTCGACGTCGCCTACCCGAACGGGCGCAGCGCGCTCGCGGGCGTCGATCTCACAATCAGGCGTGGTGAGCGCGTGGTTCTGCTTGGCACCAACGGCTGCGGTAAGAGCACATTGCTGCGGGTGCTCGATGCGCTGATCACGCCGACCGTGGGCGAGTTTCGCTTCGAAGAACGGCGGGTCGATGTCCGGACGGCGCAGGACCGGGCCTGGCAGCAGGATTTCCGCAGGCGGGTGGTATTGATGTTCCAGCACCCGGAGGCGATGCTGTTCAATCCGACAGTGCGCGAGGAGATCGCCTTCGGTCTGAGGCACCTTCCGGATCCCGACCGTGAGGTCCGCGTCCGCGCCTGGGCGGATCGACTGCGGCTCTCCGGGTTTCTCGACATGCCACCGTTCGAACTCTCCGGCGGCGAGAAACAGCGGCTGTGCCTGGCCTGCCTGCTGGCGGTCGAGCCGGAAGTCCTGCTGCTCGACGAGCCGACCGCGAACCTCGATCCGCGCACGGTCGGCTGGCTGCTGCAGTGGTTGCGCGAGCGTAGCATCACCTCTGTGGTCGCGACCCACCAGATGGCCCAGGTGCCGCAACTCGGCGACCGCATCGTGATCCTTTCGGAACGGCACCGGGTGGTGTACGACAGCCTTGGCGCCGGTGGACCTCCGGATCGGGATCTCCTCGTTGCGCAGGGCCTCGCCCACGCCCCGTAA
- a CDS encoding DUF4198 domain-containing protein: MKPDRRSRRNAARALALTLGIIAAALASSALAHYPWIVAASDGDGEEPGFRIHFGHAFPSDRLLAPEAVAAVRWVDMAGEVQELDVDGAGLHPLPAGGGLLVAEQTPIFWSRTHEGGRRASREQYPDAFSCSQSGNAMKAIVGRESGVAWQYRHGHALELVPLSDPASLDPGDSLELRVLLHGEPWVGEVKATFAGYRGQDEQDYAVTVSTDAEGVARIVPATVGYWLVRAHASEDYPDPDVCDRRNYYSTLTFVVR, translated from the coding sequence ATGAAACCCGACCGTCGGTCCAGAAGAAACGCCGCCCGCGCGCTTGCGCTGACGCTCGGCATCATCGCCGCGGCGCTGGCGTCGAGCGCGCTCGCCCATTATCCGTGGATTGTCGCCGCCAGCGATGGGGACGGCGAGGAGCCGGGTTTCCGCATTCATTTCGGCCACGCGTTTCCGTCCGACCGTCTGCTGGCGCCGGAGGCGGTGGCCGCTGTGCGCTGGGTCGATATGGCCGGTGAAGTGCAGGAGCTGGACGTCGACGGGGCGGGGTTGCACCCGTTGCCGGCAGGCGGCGGACTCCTGGTTGCGGAACAGACGCCGATCTTCTGGAGCCGGACCCACGAGGGTGGCCGCCGCGCGTCGCGCGAGCAGTATCCCGACGCGTTCAGCTGCAGCCAGTCGGGCAACGCGATGAAGGCAATCGTCGGCCGGGAATCCGGCGTGGCCTGGCAGTACCGGCACGGGCATGCGCTGGAACTGGTGCCCCTCAGCGACCCGGCATCCCTGGATCCCGGCGATTCGCTCGAGCTGCGGGTGTTGCTGCACGGCGAACCCTGGGTGGGCGAGGTGAAAGCGACGTTCGCGGGGTATCGCGGGCAGGACGAGCAGGACTACGCGGTGACGGTATCGACCGATGCCGAGGGGGTAGCCCGGATCGTGCCGGCGACGGTCGGGTACTGGCTGGTGCGCGCGCATGCCAGCGAGGACTATCCCGACCCGGATGTCTGCGATCGCCGCAACTACTATTCCACGCTGACCTTCGTGGTCCGGTGA
- a CDS encoding glycerophosphodiester phosphodiesterase family protein — protein sequence MNGELEAFVRTASRPELIAHRGYAARYPENTLPALEAAAAAGARFVEVDVQLAADGVPVLFHDHGLRRVCGVSGVVHRWRYADLERLSAHEPGRFGQQFHGTPLLPLSGLRAFLENHPDVCAFVEAKSIAIRPFGVTDVLDAIAAELQPVAGRCCLIARSAALLSVARERLERKSGPVGWHAIGGVIGRWRDRSALAQMRPEFLFCAVEGLPRDGELRLPGTRIAVYEVADPALAIRLHRRGVDMIETFAIAEMQRALSPGARRRDAPPRGLNQGRGNGTMDGETSEEAG from the coding sequence GTGAACGGCGAGCTGGAGGCGTTCGTGCGTACGGCTTCCCGCCCGGAACTGATTGCACACCGGGGCTATGCGGCCCGGTACCCGGAGAATACCCTGCCCGCACTCGAAGCGGCAGCGGCTGCCGGAGCACGATTCGTCGAAGTGGACGTGCAGCTTGCGGCCGACGGGGTCCCGGTGCTGTTCCACGACCATGGGCTGCGCCGGGTTTGTGGTGTCAGCGGCGTGGTGCACCGATGGCGGTACGCGGACCTCGAGCGGCTTTCGGCCCACGAGCCTGGCCGTTTTGGACAGCAGTTTCACGGCACACCATTGCTGCCGCTATCGGGGCTGCGTGCCTTTCTCGAGAACCATCCAGACGTCTGTGCGTTCGTCGAGGCCAAGTCGATCGCGATCCGTCCGTTCGGCGTGACGGACGTGCTCGACGCGATCGCCGCGGAACTGCAACCTGTCGCCGGCCGCTGCTGTCTGATCGCCCGCTCCGCGGCACTGCTCAGCGTCGCCCGGGAACGGCTCGAGCGGAAATCCGGGCCGGTCGGCTGGCATGCGATCGGAGGAGTGATCGGCCGATGGCGCGACCGGTCGGCGCTGGCACAGATGCGCCCCGAGTTCCTTTTCTGTGCGGTAGAGGGACTGCCGCGCGACGGTGAGCTGCGGTTGCCGGGAACGCGGATCGCGGTCTACGAGGTTGCAGATCCCGCGCTGGCGATACGCCTGCACCGGCGGGGAGTCGATATGATCGAGACCTTCGCGATTGCGGAGATGCAGCGGGCGCTGTCTCCCGGCGCGCGGAGACGGGATGCGCCGCCACGCGGATTGAACCAGGGGCGCGGGAACGGGACCATGGACGGGGAAACATCGGAAGAGGCCGGGTAA
- a CDS encoding alpha/beta fold hydrolase yields MRRLGAGPVHFRRVGRADRALVLLHGLASNGSRWNELIRNSSLAKRWTVLVPDLRGQGSSVVREPIRSEDWVADLAAMLDQEGFADCVIGGHCLGANVAARFALRFPERVRGLILIEPMVAETLSGALAMLARARGLLGPLTAAVLAANRLGLRRRSLPTLNLEQLDRETRRKMAEGRDRQALTRRYGSPLHDLRYVPVASYLQSLRETVRPMPPWNGLRASTLVLLSSGSRFGDCGRTQSLLRAIPSHSIAVVEAEHWIHAEEPQALRLHIEHWLGSLETVDADD; encoded by the coding sequence ATGCGCAGGCTGGGCGCGGGTCCGGTGCACTTCCGGCGGGTGGGCCGGGCGGATCGCGCGCTGGTGCTGTTGCATGGGCTCGCCAGCAACGGAAGCCGCTGGAACGAACTGATTCGCAACAGCAGCTTGGCGAAACGCTGGACCGTGCTGGTACCCGACCTGCGGGGCCAGGGATCGTCGGTGGTCCGCGAGCCGATCCGATCGGAAGACTGGGTCGCGGATCTCGCCGCGATGCTGGACCAGGAGGGCTTCGCGGACTGCGTGATCGGCGGCCACTGCCTGGGTGCCAATGTAGCCGCACGGTTTGCGCTGCGTTTCCCCGAACGGGTGCGCGGCCTAATCCTGATCGAGCCGATGGTGGCCGAGACGCTGTCTGGCGCGCTCGCGATGCTCGCTCGGGCGCGGGGGCTGCTCGGGCCGCTGACCGCCGCAGTGCTGGCGGCCAATCGGCTCGGACTGCGCCGCCGCTCGCTACCCACCCTGAACCTCGAGCAACTGGACCGCGAGACGCGCCGGAAAATGGCCGAAGGGCGCGACCGGCAGGCGTTGACGCGGCGCTACGGCTCACCGCTGCACGACCTGCGCTATGTCCCGGTCGCAAGTTATCTGCAGTCCCTTCGCGAAACGGTACGTCCGATGCCGCCCTGGAACGGGCTGCGGGCGTCCACGCTGGTGCTGCTCTCGTCGGGCAGCCGTTTTGGCGATTGCGGGCGGACTCAGTCCCTGCTGCGGGCGATCCCTTCGCACAGCATCGCGGTGGTGGAGGCGGAACACTGGATCCATGCGGAGGAGCCGCAGGCGCTGCGGCTTCATATCGAGCACTGGCTGGGGTCACTGGAAACGGTCGACGCCGACGATTGA
- the glpK gene encoding glycerol kinase GlpK, which yields MAERYMLAIDAGTTGVTAIVFDHRGRVCSRAYAEFTQHYPRAGWVEHDAEEILMVTLRVIGEALRDGRIRSDDLQGIGITNQRETVVLWDRASGQPLGRAIVWQDRRTAKFCDALRDRGLEAWLQERTGLLIDPYFSATKLHWLLEQDPDLRERARSGTIAFGTIDSWLVFRLSGLRAHVTDYSNASRTQLYNLHELRWDPDILDLLDIPAALLPEVMPSSWIYAHTDPELFPGSRPIPIAGIAGDQQAALFGQACHEPGMAKNTYGTGSFVLQHTGTTAVPSRQRLLTTIAWGIGDEPVEYAQEGAIFVTGAAVQWLRDGLGMIASATETEALARSVADNEGVYFVPALTGLGAPHWDPHARGLLIGLTRGTGKAQVARAVLESIAYQTRDVLEAMQRDSGIRLSELRCDGGAALNPVLMQFQADILDSSVVVPETVETTALGAAYLAGLATGFWGDRTELARHWRVRNRYTPGLPEPERERLYRRWLRAVDLSRGWAREDTDS from the coding sequence ATGGCGGAGCGATACATGCTCGCGATCGACGCTGGCACGACCGGTGTCACCGCAATCGTGTTCGATCACCGGGGGCGGGTTTGCAGCCGGGCCTACGCGGAGTTCACGCAACACTATCCGCGCGCCGGCTGGGTGGAACACGATGCCGAGGAGATCCTGATGGTTACGCTGCGGGTGATCGGCGAGGCGCTGCGCGACGGCCGCATTCGCTCCGACGACCTGCAGGGTATCGGGATCACCAACCAGCGCGAGACCGTGGTGCTGTGGGATCGGGCCAGCGGGCAACCGCTGGGGCGCGCGATCGTCTGGCAGGACCGGCGGACCGCCAAATTCTGCGACGCACTGCGCGACCGGGGGCTGGAAGCCTGGCTGCAGGAGCGCACGGGTCTGTTGATCGACCCGTACTTCTCGGCCACCAAGCTGCACTGGCTGCTGGAACAGGATCCGGATCTGAGGGAGCGTGCGCGCAGCGGCACGATCGCGTTCGGTACCATCGATTCATGGCTGGTGTTCCGACTGAGCGGGCTACGCGCGCACGTGACCGATTACTCGAATGCGTCGCGCACGCAGCTGTACAACCTCCACGAGCTGCGCTGGGACCCGGACATCCTGGATCTGCTGGACATTCCCGCGGCGCTGCTGCCCGAAGTGATGCCGTCGTCGTGGATCTATGCGCATACCGACCCCGAGCTTTTTCCCGGCAGCAGGCCGATTCCGATCGCAGGAATCGCCGGCGACCAGCAGGCGGCACTCTTCGGCCAGGCCTGCCACGAACCGGGCATGGCCAAGAACACCTATGGCACCGGATCCTTCGTGCTGCAGCATACCGGCACCACCGCCGTGCCCAGCCGCCAGCGCCTGCTGACCACGATCGCCTGGGGCATCGGCGACGAGCCCGTGGAGTATGCCCAGGAGGGTGCGATCTTCGTCACCGGGGCGGCCGTGCAGTGGCTTCGGGACGGGCTGGGAATGATCGCCTCGGCCACGGAGACCGAGGCGCTCGCGCGTTCCGTTGCCGACAACGAGGGTGTCTACTTCGTACCGGCGCTGACCGGGCTCGGGGCACCGCACTGGGATCCGCATGCCCGAGGCCTGCTGATTGGCCTCACCCGCGGCACGGGGAAGGCGCAGGTGGCCAGGGCGGTGCTGGAGAGCATTGCCTACCAGACCCGGGACGTGCTGGAGGCGATGCAGCGGGATTCGGGGATCCGGCTCTCGGAGTTGCGCTGTGACGGCGGCGCGGCGCTAAACCCGGTGCTGATGCAGTTCCAGGCCGACATCCTGGACAGTTCGGTGGTGGTGCCGGAAACGGTCGAGACCACCGCGCTCGGGGCGGCCTACCTTGCGGGACTGGCGACGGGTTTCTGGGGCGACCGTACGGAACTGGCACGCCACTGGCGGGTACGCAATCGGTACACGCCGGGCCTGCCCGAGCCGGAACGCGAACGGCTGTACCGGCGCTGGCTGCGCGCGGTCGATCTGTCCCGCGGCTGGGCACGCGAGGACACGGATTCGTGA
- a CDS encoding energy-coupling factor ABC transporter permease yields the protein MHIPDGLISPQTYLPALVLAVPLWWWAGRRFTAAVGDEALPRLAVFTALAFLLSSLMLPLPGGTSGHAIGVALLALVFGPWVAFLAYTLVLVLQALVTGAGGITALPVNALVLGFVGAWAAWLLFHSLRRVQPAFAVLAAVFVSVLLSALLVALVLGLQPWIARAPDGSPRFFPFDWSVTLPAIVLPHVFIGLGEAVLTLLVWRHACRRRWASVACEREA from the coding sequence ATGCATATCCCCGACGGACTGATCTCGCCCCAGACCTACCTGCCGGCGCTGGTGCTGGCCGTGCCGCTGTGGTGGTGGGCCGGTCGGCGGTTCACAGCCGCGGTCGGCGACGAAGCGCTGCCGCGGCTTGCGGTATTCACCGCGCTGGCGTTTCTGCTGTCGAGCCTGATGCTGCCGCTGCCGGGGGGTACGTCCGGGCATGCGATCGGCGTCGCGCTGCTGGCGCTGGTGTTCGGACCCTGGGTCGCGTTTCTGGCGTACACGCTGGTGCTCGTGCTGCAGGCGCTGGTGACGGGGGCGGGCGGGATCACCGCGCTGCCGGTGAATGCGCTGGTGTTGGGCTTCGTCGGAGCCTGGGCCGCCTGGCTGCTGTTTCATTCGCTGCGCCGGGTGCAGCCCGCTTTCGCGGTACTGGCGGCGGTCTTCGTCTCGGTGCTGCTGTCGGCGTTGCTGGTCGCGCTGGTGCTGGGTCTGCAGCCGTGGATCGCGCGCGCGCCGGACGGCAGCCCGCGCTTTTTTCCGTTCGACTGGTCGGTGACGCTGCCGGCGATTGTGCTGCCGCACGTGTTCATCGGTCTCGGCGAAGCCGTGCTGACATTGCTGGTGTGGCGTCATGCCTGCCGGCGCCGCTGGGCGTCGGTCGCCTGCGAGCGGGAGGCGTGA